CGTGTCCGCGCATTGAAGCAATTTCGCCTCTTTTTCGTCAAGGTGAATTATCGTACTTGGCTTACGAATTGTTCATAAAATTCTCTTCCAGCGACGCCGAACGTTCAACTTTCAACAAAGAACATGCTTCGCGGTACGCGCATTCGGTGGTCGTAGCCCAGTCGAGATCAAACTACACTAAATAAATCGTTTCTTTCCACTCGCGTCGTTTTTCCCTCGCAGTATTCATGTCGGACCGGCTTAACGAATTCCTCTTACAACTTTCCGGCGCGCTTCCCGACAACGGACCAGGTAGCGGAGATCCACATCGCTTTCATTGGATCGCGGCCGCCGACGAGCTCGAAATCAGCGCTATTTTAATGGCGCTGGAGCACCTGCCTGACGACTTCCCCCGTGAGCGCCGCATCTATCTCGACAGCGCGCTCAACCTGGTTGCGATGCGGCTGCGCGAAGACCCCGATTTGCCGCTGGAGTTGATTCCGCGGATCACGGCTCTTTATCGCCGCTGGGGCGCCGAACATCCGCTGCGGCATTTGTTGCTCCCCTGGCTTACCGCCAATGGGACGATTGAAGCGCTCAGCCAGTTCGCCGACCTGATCGCTGACGATCCGCCCAATCGCACCGCCGCCGCTGCCGTCGGTTTTGCGCCGCTGATGCGCGACGGTGATTTCAACGCCGAGGCCCTCTATCCGCGGTTGCTCGATTCGCTGCAACATTTAAGCGTCGCCGCGCTCGTTTTGGACCTCTCTAACTTTCTGTTTCGCACCGGTCGCTTGACGACGCACCCGGCGGCCGGCGTCAGCGGTCAGTTGATTGATCTGCTGGGCGGTATCACCACGCGGCTCGGTAAAATGGAAGAAACGAGCGAATTAACCCCCGAAAAGCTCCAAGTGATGCGAGCCCAAGTCTCCGAAGGGGTCGCGATGGCGGTCGCTTTGTGCGACGCATTGGCCTTGATTGATGACAAAAACGCGATCGGCAAACTGAATCAGGTGCTCGAGTTGAGCCATCGTCAGCTGCAATGTGAAGCGGCCGCCGCGTTGGCGCGCATGGGGGTTGAAGAGGGAACCAAGCATCTGGCCGAGATGGCCAAGCACCCGGTCGCGCGTCTGCGCGCGTTAAAATTTGCAGAAGAGATCGACCAACTCGAATCGATCGACGAAGAATGGAAGTCTCCGGTCGCTCGCGCCGAGGGAGAATTGGCCCTCTGGTTGTCGCAAGAAACGCAATTTGGCCTGCCGCCGCACGAACTCGAACTGGTCGACCAGCGTGAGCTGTCCTGGCCCGGCTTTGACGATCCGCAGATGTGCTATCTGTTCAAGTATGCGTTTCACATGCCTGCCGGCAGTTTCCATTCGCTCGGCATGGTCGGCCCGCTGACGCACAGCTTCGCCGCCGATCTGACTCCTTGGAAGCCGGAAGACGCTTATGCGGCTTTCGCAGGTTGGCAGTCGGAGCATCAAGATATTTTTGAGTCGGAGCCCGGCGAATGGCAGGAGGCGCAAAAACAGTTGGCCGATTCTCTGGCGACTCGTCTGCAGTCGGAAGGTTACGAAATCATCCAAATCATCAAGCTCGGCTACTTCTTCGGCGATGTTCGCCTGGTCGCTGTCGTGCGGCAAGTGGTCGGAGCGTTGCCAGGCGTCGCCGTCGCCGACCTGCGGACCACGACGTTCTATAGCAGCGAAGGAACCGATCGCCCCATCGGCCCCCACGAAGCCTACATGATGCACAAGGGCCGCGAGCTGCTGGCTTCGTTCAATCCCAATACGTTTGGGATGTAAACGGCAGTGCATTTGCTGCTATTGCATTGCCGACATCTAAGTTGTTTCGCGTGCGACTAGCTCTGGGTGGCGGCAAATCAAGCTTATGTAGTTGCTTAACTCGCCCAGTTCGAGTGATTCGTCACGAAAGTAGTCATTAGGGGAGATCACAATCGTTAACTGCTTGGTGAATTGTGATCGACTAGCGGCTTCGACAAAAGAATTTGCGATTTCCTGAACCAGCTGAAGGTGGTTCGTTTTAATTCTGGCGAAGTTCGATCCCAGCACGGGAGTAACCAGTGGTTCCATGCCTGGGCTTGCCATGACGTAGGGCCATAGCATTCCCAAGGCCTTTCTCAACTCCGGTAGGGTCGCTTCGCCCACTTTTTCGCCGGTTTGTTTAACAAAACCAAGTAGGTAGGCGGTCCGTCCAACCGCGGTGACCCGCGCCACCGTCCCCAGCGGGTAGTGCACATGGAACAACTCCGCGTTTTTAATATCGGGTACTTGTTCCGTTGGGAGGTGAACGAGTTCCGCCATGATCTCGTCTCGAAGCCGCATATCAGCGCCGTTATAGTATTTCCGCGTGAACTGGCCTTGGATGCTTCCCTCGTCGATGTATCCGTTGAATTCGGTGGTGAAAGTCCGTGAAGCGCCGATGATTAAGGCTCCTTCTTGGGCGAACAGATCGCCAACAACAATGCGAACCGTAACATCTCGATCGGGCATTCGCGTTGAAATCGAAAGTTTTGGCCAGATGGCGTAGGCGGCGCCGCAGATCCCGGAGCCGAAAATAATGCTGAATAGCATGATCGAATGCTGTGTTTTCAGGTCAATAACCAGGCCCAGGATTTCAGCGAAGCTCCAAGTGGCGCCGATCATGACAAAGAACATCTCAAGCGTTTTTTTCCAATGGCGTCGCCAGAAACTGTTTGACGTCCACATTCTTCTAACAGTTTCGAAATAGAGCCAATTCATGACTTTTCCTCGGCGACGACTAGCTGTCTTTGACACTTTCCGTCTCCGGTCCATCATCAATTCGACGAATGACAAGCACAACAATCCCTCCGATTGTGCTCAGCAGTTCTGACGGGGAAATAGATATCGACGCTTCTAGAACGAGGCCGCAGGGGCGAAGATATTCCAAATATTCGTTCAGCGGTAATTTAAAATCGATGATCCGCTCAAGACCACAATTCATCGCTTCAACTTCGAGATTTACAACGCCAAAGTCTCGGTTTTGAGTGGCTAGATCGATGATGTAATGGTGGTAAGCTTTGAGAGCTTCGTCGTGTTCTTCATCGTTGTCGATGTCGTGAGGCCTGAGGAATTCGTCGCCGACGACAAAATACCCGCCGGGTTTGAGATTCCGATAGACGTTTTTAAGATAGCGGAGCTTGTCGCCTCGCTTGATGTGATGTTCGGCAAAGGAAGAGAAGATGAAGTGAAATTCGCCGTCGGGATCGTAGTCGACATTTCCTTCGTACTGAGTGCTGTTTGCAAGTTCTGGCTTAACGCTCGGGTCGTTGTAAAATTTGCTTTGCAGCCGATTGAAACTTTCAGGATCCGATTCGACAGCGATGATATCTTTGTTTTCTTTCAGTTGTGCAAGTCGCTTTGTGAAATGCCCTGTGCCGGCGCCAAAATCGAGCAGACGCAACTTCTGTTCGCCGAAATCCTTGAAGCGATCTCGCGCTTGGCCAACCATTCTTCGGACCATGTCCAGGTAGAATGGATGGTCCTCTTCGTATTTTTCGTATTCTTCCAGCAAAATACGATCCGTCATGTGGACCGTGCCTTTGACGCGAGGCTGTTTTTCAAAAAAGTAAGCGGCTAGCGATTGCAGTTCATCCTCTTCCTCTTCTACGCTGGTTGTGGGAGATATTCTTGGTTCGACTAGCCGACAATGGCGGAGCATCGCGTCGAACAAGCGGTTGCGGGTGTCGATCTCTTCGGGAGAGAGACGAAACTCAATCATTCGATTCTCTTCGTCATAGAGCGAGAGAACCCGATTGGCTGAGGCTTCGGTCGTATCGGAAAGTATCGAGTAGTCTACAGCGCGAAGCTTCGCGATGTTTTGAAACGTAAACATCGTGCCGACGTGCACATTGTATCTGCATGCGTGCTTCTTGATCGTTGACCAATACTTTTGCAGCAGGTCCTTGGACTTGCAGATAAAAATTCGTTCGCTGCTGGGGTCTGTCGTTTCGAGAATCTTGCGGCCCAGATTTGCGTTCCAAAAATCTTCGACCTCGTCCAGAACGGCGATTGCACGCACGCGGCAGGCAAGGGAACTTTGCAGGTGCACGAGAAGTTCTGGATATTGCATGCGATGGAGACTCAGAACAAACCCGTTACCGTGTGATGCGTCGCCGACGAGAACTTGATTGCTGATTTCCTCCACCGCTCGAGTAATGATCTCTTGGTAACAACGGTTGGCCGGTTCGGCATGGTCCGAAATCGTAGCGTCCAACGCTTGGTGGATATTGCGACTTGCGGCGTTCAGTCGCGATCGCGATTTTTCCGGCCACCATGGAGTGCTCGCGTCGCATATTTGCTTCCATCGCTCCTCGTATTTGCAAAAATCTGCGAGTAAGAACTCTTGGTATTGTTCAAAGTCTTCAACGGCGTTAATCACCTTTCTCACCGTTTGCTTTAATTGAAGGAAGTCAGTAGCGTCGGCGGCGACAAGATGTGACAGCGGATGGTATCGATCAAGTTTGTGATTCGCCGTCAACACGATCAGAGGGCGATTTTGGCTAACCAAGTGGCCTGCTTCGTAGTTGAGCCAAGGTCGGAGGGAAGAATAGTCGGTAACAAAGCCGACGCCAAGAGTCGCCTGCTTCAGCGCCTCTTCGATCTCGAAGTACATCCGGCCTCCTGGTTCAATGTCCGTCGAGATGAATATCTCGCATTTCTGCTGAGAAAGCACTTTGTGAAGGATTGACTTGAAGCCTTTTGCAAGCTTTCTCGCTTGGTTACCAGACCAAGATAGGAAGATCAACTTTTGTTCAATGCTCATTTGGGTATTCGCCGTGAGATGATCGGAAAATCGCCGCTAATGGTTGCCATCGTTTGCTAAAAAAATGACATGCTACTTTGCAAAAGGTCCAAGGGACATGCTTGCATCGGTCGGAAGGATCATATTACCGAACGAAAAACTCGCATGCAAACTTGTTCATTATCCATCCGTAGACGCAACTCGCATTCTATTGCCATATTCATCGCACTGAGCGAAGACTCCCAAACTCCAGCCGAAGGTTGTTTGGTTATATCTTCACAATCGGGTTCTATTGCTCGCTGACACGTCATTTGGCCAATGCCTAATCGGTCCCCTCTTTCACCCAGCAAAAAACTAGCGATCCCCCTGCAATCGCGGTACGCTAATTGAAGGCCGTCGGGCTTTGATTTCCTCTGATTCTCATCCTCGCAATCGAGGAGACGATTCATGGCGAGCATTTTGCGAACGGGCTTGGTGCTCTTCGCAGTACTGATCTCGATGGGGTTGGTAGGGCTGATGTTGCCGTCCATGGCCGATCCGGTTTCTGAATTGGAGGCGTAATATTCGACCTCCCGGGCGCTTATGGAAGTCGAGCGGAACGTCTATAGCCATCGTGACGCCGATGATCGCGTCGCCAACGGGATTGACGACCAAAGCCAACTTGACGATATCCAACGCGAGTTCAATCTGGCTCCGTATAGCGAATCCGAGGCCGACTCCGCCCCTTGCGGTTGCCGCAGTCGTTCTCTTCCGGTGGATCCCCAAGGACCGCAGACGACGCCAGCGGTGAAAGTGAGGAGTAATTGCGGCGCTTCGGTGCGTCCAGACGTACCCTGCGACTACAATTCACACGTATGGATGGTCCGTACCGAGGGCGCTGCGGTTTGCTTGCCGGGGCATAGCGGTGAAACGGCATGACCGGTTAGGGAGCCTGTGGCGTTGAACGTCGATCAACGGCGACGGCGAATTTGGCGCCGGCGTAGCCCATCGCCAGAGCAAACAACAGATGGCCGGTTTTCATGAACGTTTCGCGATTGATTGATTCCTTGGGGACGCCTTGGCTTACTCCAACACCCAGAAACCCGCCGCTCGACGCTGTCGGAGCTTTTGGCTTCGGTATCTCCTTCCCTGAAAATATATCGACCCAAGTGGTTTTCGCCATGGCTTGAAACAACGGTTGGAGCAGATGCGAAGCCGGCAGTTGACTCTCATAAGGATCAAGCTCTCGGTTGCCGCCTGACCAAACGAGGACTCCATAACAGATCGCTGGAATCACAAACCCAATCGCATACGCGCGTTCAATCCCGTTGCCGACCAAGGCGACGATCGCCAGCCCCATCAACAGCACCATGGCCAGAAAGATCATGCCTGACGCCAGCCATCCCCCAGCGTTAAGCGTGGCCAAGCCGAGCCCGGCGATAAGCGCCACCACCATCAGTTCGCGTAGAGAGTAGGACATAGGCGATACTCGGAGGCAAAGAAAAGCAGGCCAGGCCGTGCCTGCCGAATGCGTGATTATGCGGCGTGGATAGAAAATCGAGCAGCGCGGCGGCAGGCACGGCCTGCCCTACGATGACGCGCTATTTCAAGTCTTTCGCTTGAACAATGATCTCGCCCAAGTCGGTCACTTTGTCGGGCTCGATTTTGATCTGGCATTGGCCACGGCGATCGGTCGTTTCGTCGTTGAGTTTCAAACCGGATAGGTATCCGGTTGATTCGTGCCATAGCGCGAAAGTCCAATTTCCAGCCGGCAGATTTTTGATCGTGAAGGTTCCATCGGCGGCGGTTACGGCCGCATAGGGAGAATCGCGGATTATCAGCCAAGATCGCATCCAGGGATGAATCGAGCATGACACCGGAATCGGTACGGGTTCCTGTTTTTCAAACTTTTGGATATGGACGTCGCCAGACTGGATCAGCAAGTTGAACGACTTTTTAAAGCCGTCGATTCGATAGTTATGCGTGATCGGATCTTTGTTGGACAAATGAACGGGGCGTTTCGTCCAGATCACCTCACAATGCGGCACATAAACGCAGGCCAGATTGCCCAGTTCGATCGGCGTTTCAATCAGTTTCAAATAATCGGGATGCGGCTCGGGCGCCGTCTCGTCGCGATGGGGCGCGATCCAAATCGCGACGTTTTTCAATTCCCCCTTCGGGCCCACCAGCAGCGTTTCGTCCAAGATGGGCCCGCCGCCGCAAACGCCAGCCGGAAACTGCACCGCCGGCGGAAGCACTTTGCCCTGGACCACGAACTTGCCGGTCAGCGTTCCCCACTCGGCAGCTTGGGCTTGCGCCAGCGGAATCGCAGCGACGATCAGCAGCAAGGCCAGCAATTTCGCGCGAGTAGCGATGGCAGTCTCCTGGGTCGAATTCAATTCGCGAGTCGATTGCGAACGAGTGCCGCCAATCTAGCGGAGCATAACGGCAGTGGCAAATTGTTGGGGATGCGCCGCTGCAAAGATTCTCCTTTGACAAAACTCACAGATCCATGGTCGATTACCGTGCGGCAAGATGCCCAATGAGGCTGCTCGGTCATTTGGGACGGAAGCCGGATTCCCTCAGCTTGCGCACTCGGGCTGGTGTTGGATTGGCGCGATAGAAAACTCGGAGCGGTCCGGTCCAACCTTTTGGTCCCATGCGGAGCACCAAAATGGACATGGCCAAAGCGCCCAACTTAACCCACCGGGTGTTTGGGTAATTTGTGAGAAAACTGGTCGCGGTCCGGTCCAACCTTTTGGTCCCACACGGAGCACCAAAATGGACATGGCTAAAGCGCCCAACTTAACCCACAGGGCGTTTGGGTAATTTGTGAGAAAACTGGTCGTGGTCCGGTCCAACCTTTTGGTCCCATGCGGAGCGCCAAAATGGACATGGCCAAAGCGCCCAACTTAACCCACAGGGCGTTTGGGTAATTTGTGAGAAAACTGGTCGCGGTCCGGTCCAACCTTTTGGTCCCACACGGAGCACCCAAATGGACATGGCCAAAGTCCCCAGCTTAACCCACAGGGCGTTTGGGTAATTTGTGAGAAAACTGGTCGCGGTCCGGTCCAACCTTTTGGTCCATGGTCGCTGAACCAAGGCGCCCACCTAGCGTGGGATCGTATTCGCCTGGTTGTTGCGCGGGGCCAAGCCGATCGGGACGTTTTGGACGCCGCTGCGTTGTTGTTGCATGCCGAATTTTTGTTGTCCCGGCGCGGTGGCGATCTCTGGTTTTTCGACCACCTTTTGCCAGCCGGACGGCAGGGTCGGTTCGTAGAACGAGCGGCGGAACAGGTTCAGTTGCTGCACGTTCAGCGCGAAATCGCCTTGGGCGAAGGTTTTGCGGTTTTTGAACTCGTACGCGGTGCGGGTATGGACCGGCGGTTGGGCGTAGGGGTTCCAGTTGCGATCGAAGACTTGGATCGCGAGCGGCAGGAACTCGGCCTGGTCGATCACGATTTCGACATGGTGAAAGTTTTGCGAGTCTTCAAGATACTTGGGCCAGGCTTCGAGCCAGTATTCGGTTTCGTTGCCCGGCGGCGTGGTGACGCGGAGCCAGTATCGCGCGTTGATCTCGGCCTTGTTGGCGCCAAACATGAACGGCAGCGGGCCATGCTTGATCGCTTGGCCTTGCTGTTCTGGGGGCAACTGACGTTCGATCAGTTGGCGTTTTGGCGCGTTGTACTCGAAGATCGATTTGCCGTCGCAAACCCAGTGTTCCAGGAAGTCGCCGGGAACCGGTTCGTAAGTCGGCTGACCGCCGGGTTGCTGCGGCGCTCGATATTCGTCGAGCTTGGTCAGCTGAAAGCTTCCCTTGTCGGGATTTTCGTATTTTAGCTCACCGGTCGCGAGCGTCTTATGATCTTGCGGCGGTCCAAAGACCGAATCGTATTCCCAGCGGTTGAACTGGCATTCGTACTGCTGCACTTTGCTGCTGCGGAATTCCCAAAACGAGAGGATCTCGTCCAGGTACTGCAGATGCTGCGGCGTCAGTTCGGCGACCCATTGCGGCTGCGGCATTTGGGGCGGAGCAGGGGCGCGCTGCGGGCGAACTTGACCAGATGGGATGACGGGAGCTTGAGCCTGAGCGGCGACCGAAATGGTGACCAAGACCAGGGCCGCGGCGGCGAAGATTCCGTTCTTCATTCGAGGCGTACCAACGTGCAGATGATTTCGTGCGGTCACGGCGAACATCCCTGTCGCTGCGACGCGGCAGGCGATTCCGGGGAGAGGACTGCCGCAGTCGGAAAGTTTAACAGGCCGCCTAGACGCGACCTAGAGCAGATTTCGCCCCTGGGGAGGGGAGAAAGGGAAGAATTGGGTGCGTGCTAGCACGCAGGCGCGAAATGTCGAATGTCTAATCTGGCGCAGAACGCGCTCAGAGGGCCGTTTGCTGCTCGTCGGCGGTTAGCTGCTGATCGATCTGGGCTTTTTGCTTCTCTTGCGTCTCGACCAAGGCTTCTCGCAGCGTTTGGACCGAGCGATAGGTGCGGCTCACTTCGGCCAGGACGGTCTTCAAGTGAGCGTCTAGACGATCGTTGTAGGCGGAGATCTGCTCCAACT
The nucleotide sequence above comes from Blastopirellula sp. J2-11. Encoded proteins:
- a CDS encoding HEAT repeat domain-containing protein, which codes for MSDRLNEFLLQLSGALPDNGPGSGDPHRFHWIAAADELEISAILMALEHLPDDFPRERRIYLDSALNLVAMRLREDPDLPLELIPRITALYRRWGAEHPLRHLLLPWLTANGTIEALSQFADLIADDPPNRTAAAAVGFAPLMRDGDFNAEALYPRLLDSLQHLSVAALVLDLSNFLFRTGRLTTHPAAGVSGQLIDLLGGITTRLGKMEETSELTPEKLQVMRAQVSEGVAMAVALCDALALIDDKNAIGKLNQVLELSHRQLQCEAAAALARMGVEEGTKHLAEMAKHPVARLRALKFAEEIDQLESIDEEWKSPVARAEGELALWLSQETQFGLPPHELELVDQRELSWPGFDDPQMCYLFKYAFHMPAGSFHSLGMVGPLTHSFAADLTPWKPEDAYAAFAGWQSEHQDIFESEPGEWQEAQKQLADSLATRLQSEGYEIIQIIKLGYFFGDVRLVAVVRQVVGALPGVAVADLRTTTFYSSEGTDRPIGPHEAYMMHKGRELLASFNPNTFGM
- a CDS encoding macro domain-containing protein — encoded protein: MNWLYFETVRRMWTSNSFWRRHWKKTLEMFFVMIGATWSFAEILGLVIDLKTQHSIMLFSIIFGSGICGAAYAIWPKLSISTRMPDRDVTVRIVVGDLFAQEGALIIGASRTFTTEFNGYIDEGSIQGQFTRKYYNGADMRLRDEIMAELVHLPTEQVPDIKNAELFHVHYPLGTVARVTAVGRTAYLLGFVKQTGEKVGEATLPELRKALGMLWPYVMASPGMEPLVTPVLGSNFARIKTNHLQLVQEIANSFVEAASRSQFTKQLTIVISPNDYFRDESLELGELSNYISLICRHPELVARETT
- a CDS encoding class I SAM-dependent methyltransferase; translation: MYFEIEEALKQATLGVGFVTDYSSLRPWLNYEAGHLVSQNRPLIVLTANHKLDRYHPLSHLVAADATDFLQLKQTVRKVINAVEDFEQYQEFLLADFCKYEERWKQICDASTPWWPEKSRSRLNAASRNIHQALDATISDHAEPANRCYQEIITRAVEEISNQVLVGDASHGNGFVLSLHRMQYPELLVHLQSSLACRVRAIAVLDEVEDFWNANLGRKILETTDPSSERIFICKSKDLLQKYWSTIKKHACRYNVHVGTMFTFQNIAKLRAVDYSILSDTTEASANRVLSLYDEENRMIEFRLSPEEIDTRNRLFDAMLRHCRLVEPRISPTTSVEEEEDELQSLAAYFFEKQPRVKGTVHMTDRILLEEYEKYEEDHPFYLDMVRRMVGQARDRFKDFGEQKLRLLDFGAGTGHFTKRLAQLKENKDIIAVESDPESFNRLQSKFYNDPSVKPELANSTQYEGNVDYDPDGEFHFIFSSFAEHHIKRGDKLRYLKNVYRNLKPGGYFVVGDEFLRPHDIDNDEEHDEALKAYHHYIIDLATQNRDFGVVNLEVEAMNCGLERIIDFKLPLNEYLEYLRPCGLVLEASISISPSELLSTIGGIVVLVIRRIDDGPETESVKDS
- a CDS encoding TIGR03009 domain-containing protein → MTARNHLHVGTPRMKNGIFAAAALVLVTISVAAQAQAPVIPSGQVRPQRAPAPPQMPQPQWVAELTPQHLQYLDEILSFWEFRSSKVQQYECQFNRWEYDSVFGPPQDHKTLATGELKYENPDKGSFQLTKLDEYRAPQQPGGQPTYEPVPGDFLEHWVCDGKSIFEYNAPKRQLIERQLPPEQQGQAIKHGPLPFMFGANKAEINARYWLRVTTPPGNETEYWLEAWPKYLEDSQNFHHVEIVIDQAEFLPLAIQVFDRNWNPYAQPPVHTRTAYEFKNRKTFAQGDFALNVQQLNLFRRSFYEPTLPSGWQKVVEKPEIATAPGQQKFGMQQQRSGVQNVPIGLAPRNNQANTIPR